The genomic interval TGCTTGAGAACATACAGCTGAACGAATGTGTAAACTGTAAATTAAGTGACACTAATCATTCtagagaatgtacagaaatataaaggaaaacaaatcactgaaaaacagccttttagGCCAAGACAAAAAGGACTACCTCTGCTAGACTTCTGTACCCCCCTCAAGTACTCAATTACTTTGAAAGTGCAGTCCATCCTATGTATTGATTTGCAGCAGTGAAAATTACTTTTAGCCCTCTCACTGCTTGACAGTTGCACATATTAATCCATCCTGCACATTTATCCTCAAACACCTGCCCTTTGTCCATGCCTTCCTTTTCTCCACCCCTTTCCTCCAGATCACACCAAACATCTCTTCACCTGTTCTCCACCCTttatcccagaatgccctgcatCCCTGCACCTTTCCTGCACACTTATCCCATCGCTACACCAGCAGACTGAATTCTACACCCCCTCCCAAtggacacatgcaaacacgcgcgcacacacacacacgcacacatgcgcgcgcgtgcacacacacacacacctcctgaaGCTGGAGTTGCCCGTCCTGGTTGAGGTCCAGCAGGTTAAAGATTTCCTCCGGACTGAggtccagctgctccagctcctcctcccggGCCTCGGACGCTGTGTTCTGGCTCTCTGTGAGGCCCTTCAGCTGGGCGAGCTGCACCACCACACGGCACTCCTCCTCCGACAGGAAATCTGGGATCTCTGTCACAGGTACAGCGGTGTCACGGCCCCGTCCACGCAACCGCGCTTTTACTTTGTAGAATTTACCTTTAGCGTGCAGTGGCATGAAGGGCGCCTACAAAGTTCAACTGTACAAGCTCACTGAAATCTATATGGAATTCAGAAATACACTTTCTGttccaaaatttttttaaaactttctctCATGTGATcttgtgtacatactgtatgtcttgtgtgggtgtgtgtgtgtgggtacacaGCCATTACCGTGCCAAgacactattttaaaaaagtgagaTCGCTGTGCTGTgaataaacatttgaaaaaaaaaagacacccaGAAAACGCCAAAGTCCTGCCATGAAGAAACACATTCCATACACACTATGTATGATACACGTACAAAGCTTTACCTTTGCTAAAAGGTCATTATACAAAGTTGTTCTCACACACCGAAACTAATTACTAACTTCTAACAACTTGCAAGCTTTTGAGCAGAATGGTAATTATTCCttccaattaaattaaaattaaacacatCCTGACCTAATGTTTTAGGTCTTACTCACTCTGAAGGAGGTCAGAATTCAACCTTAGACTGCTTATGTTAATAAGCATAATATGTACTAGCGTATATGTACATTAAATGAATACACAATGCACTGTAGAACATTCATAGCACTAtaacatgcatactgtatattttcaatggggggagggggaacggCACACTCAATTACACCCAATTACCatgacatttattcattttaatatatggTTTCTTATCCAGTGCTGTGTGCGGAGCTCTTAAGTGTTTGGGGATGTTGGGGTAATGAAACTCCCTGGAGAGCCCATTCACCACGCTAATGAGGCCGGCCGTGTGAATGTGTCACAGGAGGGGTGAGAAACGAGCCGCATTGTCTTCCTGGGTGGGAGGCACTTGTTGCTCTTGTGTTTGTTAGTGCTATCATTACTACCATTGCCATTCAGACCCTTTTCACTTGCGAAAGAGCGCTCCCAGCCCCGTTTCAGCCTTCAAGGCACAAAGCCCTCGGGCCCATCCCCCCGATCTCCACCCCACCTGCGCGACTCTCTGCGACTAATAATAGGCCACTCCTGGCCTTTGAGCATCTCTCCCCGTAGATTTCCTCTTAGCTTCCCACTGAACTCACCTCCACACACGCCGCACTCCATTTTAGAGCCCCGCATTCTCATTCATCTCAACTTAACTGGAACATCACTTCCGTCGGAATATACAAAGCAAACACGCCCCCGCCCCTGTCCAGCAGGCCACCGACTAACAGCCACGAAACGAAGCCCTCCCAACGACCTGCTGCTACATTTAGCATTAGCGTGTTGCTGTAGAGTGAGTGTAGAAGGGCTGAGTGCTAGGACATGAACGGGGAGGACAGATTGCCTGTATGCAtccccctccatttcctggCCCGCCAGGCTACAGCAGCTGTAGGTCCCTGCACACggctaacaaaaaaaagctccagctgctcctgcacAGCGCAAAGAGGAAGTGGCCTGCTTGTCTGGACAGAAAGCAGGTTTCAGGGAAACCGCAGGAGATAAAAGCATGCTCTCCACCTGCTTTCACTGGGGTACAGCGCTGGGTTTCTACACTACATGGGATTACCCACTGTATTACACATTTCATTCTACCTTTCATTTTGCGATCTTTACTTCACACTGGTCTTCTTGGTAGAACATTCACTTTTAACCTGAGCAAAGCTAAATGAGATGTATTGACGTCTATAATAACTAAGTTTTAATGTTTCAGTTCTTGATAATTAAACTtttcttatatttattatatatatttttctaatagAAAAAAGTGTTTCCCTAATGAAGGCTTACAGCTGAAATGAGCAGACTTTTAGGATTCctaaatattatttacttttCCCTAAATCTGGCTTACAATATATCTTCGCAGTGGAAATTAgagtaaagagaaaaaaatgcccACCACCACAGGATTCtccaatattatttatttagcaagcTAGAAGCTAAAGTTTCATGTATCTAACTCACGACCAGCCCACTGCCGGTACCTTCAGAAGAGCAACAGGCTCTGCTCAGACGGAGAGGGAAGGAAGCAGAAAATCAGGAGGGTGGTGTGAGAAAGGGACTCTGCTCTCAACCTCCAGCAGCGAGGCGGAAAAGACAGTGTGTGAAGGCGACACACAGAGCATCATTAAGGTcccgcactcacgcacacactttcaAACTAACGGGCTAATGAGGCTCTTTCCCCTGACCCAACCCCAAACACCACTATGCCCCACCCGCTGCCTCCCCTATTGTCAAACTAGCCAGAATGTAAATGAGGACACACCCAACCGAAAGGGGCGGCCCCAGGCCTGTATAAAAGCACTCAGCCAAGCTGTACCCAGTCACACTGCCCCACAGAGCCCGTCTGCCCCAgggacacacacatgtacgcacgtCCGGACCTGCTCCATCTGCCTGGGGACACCGCACTGCCCGCCCTGCCTCTCCTGCCTTCTCTGAGCTGCCGTTTGATTGGATGATGCCCGTTGCCTTGCCGCTAGTCCCTGCACGCCCCCTGCGCTTGCCCGTGCTCCTGCTGCTGGCGCTGCTGCTGTGCCCGGGGCCAGGCTCAGGGCTGGGCGAGGGTGCGCCCGGCGGGCACTGGGAGCTGCGGAGCTCCTCTCGCTGCCTGCCCATCCCTCCCACCATGGCGCTGTGCCACGACATCGGCTACTCCACCATGCGCATGCCCAACCTGCTGGGCCACGAGTCCCCGGGAGAGGCAGTGCAGCAGTCCGCCAGCTGGCTGCCCCTGCTGGCCCGGGAGTGCCACCCCGACGCCCGGATCTTCCTCTGCTCACTCTTTGCACCCATCTGCCTGGACAGGTAAGAGCAAAATGCCAAAATGGGCTGGGGATCGACACtccaatacagcacagctgctgctactactatgGAAAGCATAATGTAAAACCACTGTGAAAGTGAAATGAGGGAAAACATGAAATTCAACTCTTGGCAGGGACTTATTGTTTCTGAAAGGCATCTCTTGCCAGAACATCTGTGAGGGTCGACCTTACAAACTCAAAACGAATACCGATAATTAATGTAGCAACTGTGAGCTGAGTTTCttgatgatttttattttttccttgctGAAAAATGATCTAACTGCCATCGTACCCGtgagcagggtacttaacctgaattgcttctgtaaacgtccagctgcataaatgggcAGTGTGTAAATAACGTAGGCTGATCAGGATTAGCGCATCTGCTACaggctgaaatgtaaatgttgtagCAGATGTGTGGTAGGCACCGATAGTTCAGCTTTTCCTTTCTGCTGCCTACATGTAGTTCTACAAGCAGATTGAATTTTGGTTTGTGAGAAatattctttgaaaatattcagAGGAATTAGAAAATATTCTTCCACTTGTATTCTACGTGACTAGACATAATTTTCCCgttatcattttttctttaaagatgGTTCAAGGAGGTCATTTCTGACTCATTTCCATTAGCTAATAAATGGAGGTATGCAAACACTGTTGGCCTTAGAACATTCTAGGTAAGGTTTACTAAAATCAAGGCtccagaaggttttttttcctctatatTGCCCGTGgagaatttaacacattttctgaCTAATCAGAGCAGTCCTGTGTGATCCTCTGATCTTTGTCAGACCACAGGGAAGGGGTCTGAATAGGGCTCAATACCTCATGCAAATCCACCTCCATAGCTCAGGGCACCACTGCCATCTCCTGAGCCACCCTGTCCCTGCCATCAAAGCAAAGGCCTTCCTTTTCAGCCGCAGTTCTGCCTTCACACCTCTGTAAACGAACAGGATCAGATTGGGCATTGTCTTATCCCTTTCCCCTGCCACTTCAGAAGCTTAGTCTCTTTAGTCCATTCACAGTcaacttcctctctctctccctctctctctctctctttctcactctttctcccccGCACTGCGTCCGCTCAGGTTCATCTCCCCGTGCCGGAGCCTGTGCGAGTCGGTGCGGGACAGCTGTGCTCCTATAATGGCGTGCTATGGGTACCCCTGGCCTGCCATTCTCAGCTGCGACCAGTTCCCTGCTGACCACCTGGTGTGCATCTCTTCGGTTTCCAACAACACGGTCAACAATGCCGGCAGCCGCAAAGGTTAGTTATATATGCTCCGCCCACCCACCTCAAATAAGGCTACCTTGCACAGATTACTTCTGGACTTCACTCCCTCACAGTGCCTGCACTGTTAACTTTGTTCATTCCCTTCAAAAATCTGCCGCATGAGCACAAGCAGGTCCTGAACACGCTGCACATTCGCGTTAATCTGCACATGCTCCAAGTGCAAATCCACCCCCTTCATGTCCCAGAATAGTTTTGTCAATGATTTTAGACAATCCAGGAAGCCAGTACAAACAGATCAAGGTCAGTATGCTTACTGACCTGTTGTCACACTGCCATCATAAAAAACAGTACTGCAATGTTTTATGCGCTCCAGGACTTGCACAATGAACATTTACTTATGTTAATTTCTTGAACATTGCTTGATACTTCAAACTGTAATGAATGCTGAGTTAAAAAGAGGACATCACGTGACACATTTAAATAGTTATGTACAGAATGTGTATATGCAGATTTGTATGTACACTTCTCTTTTTTAAGATATAACATTACATCAACTCCTAAATGATATTGTAATTATAATAAGGGACTGGAAGATCTGGTTCTGACTGGTTTGGGTTAAGGTCATGATGTAAT from Anguilla rostrata isolate EN2019 chromosome 11, ASM1855537v3, whole genome shotgun sequence carries:
- the LOC135234059 gene encoding secreted frizzled-related protein 2, coding for MMPVALPLVPARPLRLPVLLLLALLLCPGPGSGLGEGAPGGHWELRSSSRCLPIPPTMALCHDIGYSTMRMPNLLGHESPGEAVQQSASWLPLLARECHPDARIFLCSLFAPICLDRFISPCRSLCESVRDSCAPIMACYGYPWPAILSCDQFPADHLVCISSVSNNTVNNAGSRKAVPRASCRDCELEEAKSAKDVLETFCRNDFVVKLRLSRLNSSTAGLARFSLANKVEVLKHGPLLGGQIRARLQLWLDRDATCVHNMTRRQPHGGAYLVTGNVQGERLVVVKAYSWHKRERNLTTAARKWKRHRCRG